The sequence below is a genomic window from Uranotaenia lowii strain MFRU-FL chromosome 2, ASM2978415v1, whole genome shotgun sequence.
TCCCGAGGACATTTTAAGATTAAACATGTGAGGACAAGAAGGTGTAAATGTGAAAGCATGCACGGATGTTGTCAATTAGGGTTGCTAGTTGATGTTGtttgtaaatattatttcaacgttaaaaatatttctcctattttaaagaattcagttttttataaagttttttaaacgAATTAAGTAAAAAAGCTCAAAACTTCTGTGGTTTCGTTTATTTGACAATATAACAATTCGTGTATCTGCCAATTTTATCCTGGTTCCGAAAGAATAATTTCGGAGAACCAGTTTTGGTCACGATAGTTGCTTGGTTCCAAATATGAGAATAATTTGGAGAACGTGAAGTATATGGAGATAAACAGTTCATTAATCAGATTTACCTCatgtgtttaaaatttatacaaaaaaaatcattgataaacTGGAGGTTTCGGAGAACCAGATGTTATGAAGTTGGTTTGCTgggtttcaaatttagtttcactGTAACGTGAAAAGTAACGAAAATAGGATTACGAAACTCAATGATGGTGGCACATCATCATCTCCTGACACCATCGCAACAGTTAGACAGTATTTGTGAGTTGCGAGAAGTTGTTGTCATATGCAATGGTTGAACAGTtgttaattttgagaaaattgctttctctctctcggtgacattttttcatttgacgAAAAGAAAGTGTCGATGTGAAAGTATGCACGGATGTTGGCAATTAGGGTTGCTAGTTGATGTTGTTTTAAtcatcaatacaaaaaaaaaatatttgctcctATTTCACAGAAacgagtttttaaaagtttatgacAAGAAATCAATAATTAAGTTCGAAATGTTCAAAATGTCTGCGTATATTctaatcaaataatatttttttggaaaaaaaagtctgaCTGGACACAATCAACAACAGCTGCTAACCACAtatgaataaaaatggaaatatttgtgtggtttattattttacagatttgaTCCTaacaaagttaaatttaaatgagCTTTAAAAAAAGTATCGAGAACTAAAAAAAGctaatattttcattaattttaacgTTAAACCATAAAATATGTTGCTTCTCTGGTAACTTTTTCGACCGGTAGAGAAGGGAAGCAATGTAGGAAATATAAGTAAATAAAATGGGATCCCAAGATCTATTCTAAGTATCACAAGGTGATTTTATTCAGTGTGACAAAAATAGTAAACGCACACACATTAATATCGCAAATTATGAGAGAACGAGAACAAGTTCGGGGAATCTCGGAAGAGTCTTGAGAACAAACGGCAAGAAGAGCAACTTTGCGAGTCAGTTTAGAAACTATTCTTATGGCTAACGAAAGTATAATCTTGATCCCAATAGTTAATGTCGTTTTaccgaaaaatattaaatagtgTTAAAGAAATTCACTAcaaacatcaaatgtctatcgtttaccgttcaTACCGCAAATAacttattaggtgcatttacaCCTGTGTGGGGCGtcatgaacttaaaaatctcttcaccaggagcgccacaatatgagcaaaagtttgttccaattctaaatgaagcatgctttaaagaaaaaatgtcgttcccaaaaagtggatttttttcagcacgagttgtaaatttaatattttggttTCGAATGTTTGTTTTTCCGGGTTTCTCTGTTGGACTCCCGGTCTAAAGGACCTTAAACATTTCTTCgggtaataaaattttcatgacttttcaTTCGCTTTCAATCACGCTTTCCTCCCGTAGCTCCCAACCAACTAATGTTGAATTCAATTTCGTGCAGCTGTAGACAgaagcttgaaaatttaaaagataaaaaaaagactcTCTCGAACCGTCAAGTGGAGAAATCACTTTGGCAAGTCGGATGTCCTCCGATGGTCCTGAGCTGGACTTAGTAGGTAGTAGAGATACTCACTCTTCAGTTCCCGTCCTTCCTGGGTGCAAGGGCCCTTATCCAGCAGGCACTTGATGTAGTTGCTCAGAATCCGGTCATTGCCCAGCACCTGGTCCACGTTGACGTTGTCGAACTTATCGGTGTACTTTTGCTGCTGTCCGGCTGCCACCGAGAAAAGAACTGCAGCCAACGCCAGCAGGATCAGTGAAATGGATTTCATGCTTGATTCGACGGGGTTTTTTTTGTTCGGAGGTTGTCGTCACAGGAAGTTGTACCAATTTGCCGTTTTCAAGCTGTCCAACCAGATGTTCGATTGGGACAGATTTGTTGGGGAGTGATCTGTGGAAAAAGGTGAGAtagaaaaaaaggtttcatttgtttttttattctagaaACGCCAACGACCAATTCAATCTTAAGTTTCAAATGCTGTTCAAACAAAGCTTaagtttcatgaattttaatgaaCCAACCCAAGGAGGAATACGAGTGCTGGAGTTTCATTCACACAAAGTAACGATTGATTTCAATTTCCCAAACATCATTTAAAACGGCTGGAATGCTAGGGAAAATTGGGAAGAAGCGAAGGCTGAACCGAAACCGAACCGAGGATTTTCTTTCCACTTCGTTAAATCGTAAAttgcatttcgaatttcattgGACGAAGGCATCGGGAAAAAAAGAATCAATgaatcaacaaaatcaacatCCGCAGCGCTGGACAGACCGGGGAATAATTTCCGACATTTTTGGACATGGCTGGATGACATTGAAACAGCAGAATAAGGAAGGCCGAATGCTACCGTTCTCAAGCGAAGTTGAGACTACTTGCCTGGTACTTAAGTGGCTGAATATTTGACTTGCCAACCTCATTGAAATTGATTAGTCCCATTTTTAACGGttgccattgaaaaaaaaatcttcagtaCGGTGTATGCAAGCGTTAGTTGATGTGACATGATGAGTGATTCCATCgctaaaaatggttttgaaagattttggctCATTCTTCGATTCGAAATTCTCTAGCTTATCTTCACAAcctgacaaaattaataaatgtaAACATCCAGCACGGTTTTGCTGGAGAGCGTTTTCAATACCAGTTGGTGAACTATATATAAAATTCAATGttgtaaataacataaaaatagcAAACCTTTGGCGTTACTCTCCGAGATTTatgtactctctggagccaccactgcgtaatacttaaaaaaatttgcattttatcaaaatatattaATTGGCTCGTTTTGCCACTTTGAGGGGTCGCAACATTGTTTTCCTGTTTAATAAAGTTAggtttaaacaataaaaaagaaaaaaaaaacatcaataaataaTGGCAAATAAAGATTTGAATATATTCATGACAGTTAATTGTTTATTATAACTGAAAGGTGAAACTCCTGATCAAGTGCAATATTTGCACATTTTTGGCCCTAACTTcacatgttgaatttttttttataatttctttattcGAAACGGCTCAATCTTCAAGCTTTAAGAAGTCACACTCGTTTTCTTTCGTTTTATTGCTTTAATATTGTTTGCTTAGCTTATCACGGTACTAAGGAAAAACGCTATAGAAAAGGAAACatgcaaataaaatgaattatagacgaagaccGATagcttgaaaaaaacttttgattgaaaatcctccaaatgaaacaaaaaatccaaagAATCGAAATAATcactaatataaaaaaaaaattaaaaaaatataaataatcaagaaaaacaaaacaatcaaaaacattaggaaaatcaagaaaatcaaatcatcacgagaatcaaaaaatcaagaaattaaaaaaaatcaagaaaacaatcaggaaaataaaaaaaaactgaaaaaattaaagaaaagaaactaaaaataaaataagaaataagaaattcaagaaaatcaagacatcaagaaaaatataaaaaacaagaaagtaaagaacatcaagaaaatcaagaaaatcaacaaaatcaagaaaatcaagaaaatcaagaaaatcaagaaaatcaagaaaatcaagaaaatcaagaaaatcaagaaaatcaagaaaatcaaaaaaatccagaaaatcaagaaaatcacgaaaatcaagaaaatgaagaaaatcaagaatattaagaaaatcaataaaatcaagaaaaacaagaaaatcaagaaaatcaagaaaatcaagaaaaacaagaaaaacaagaaaatcaagaaaatcaagaaaatcatgaaaatcaagaaaatcaagaaaatcaagaaaatcaagaaaatcaagaaaatcaagaaaataaagaaaataaagaaaatcaagaaaatcaagaaaatcaagaaaattaagaaaatcaagaaaatcaagaaaatcaagaaaatcaagaaaatcaagaaaatcaagaaaatcaagaaaatcaagaaaatcaagaaaatcaagaaaatcaagaaaatcaagaaaatcaagaaaatcaagaaaatcaagaaaatcaaaaaaatcaagaaaatcaagaaaatcaagaaaatcaagaaaatcaagaaaatcaataaaatcaagacaatcaagaaaatcaagaaaatcaagaaaatcaagaaaatcaagaaaatcaagaaaatcaagaaaatcaagaaaatcaaaaaaatcaagaaaatcaagaaaatcaagaaaatcaagaaaatcaagaaaatcaagaaaatcaagaaaatcaagagaatcaagaaaatcaagaaaatcaggaaaatcaagaaaatcaagaaaatcaagaaaatcaagaaaatcaagaaaatcaagaaaatcaagaaaatcaagaaaatcaagaaaatcaggaaaatcaagaaaatttagaaattcaagaatatcgagaaaatcaagaaaataaaaaaaaatcaagaaaatcaagaaaatatagaaaatctagaaaaataagcatataaaaaaatctagcaAACCAAAATCATCAAGAGAATagtaaaaatcaataaaatcaagaaaatcgaaagAATTAAGAAAATccataaaattaagaaaataaagataaacgagaaaatctggaaaatttataaaatcaaaaaataaaatcaagaaaattaaaaaaaagtcatgagaATGAAGaaactcaagaaaatcaagagaatcaagaaaatcaagaaagtcatgaaaatcaagaaaatcaagaaaatcaagaaaaccgagaaaaacacgaatatcattaaaattaagaaaattaaaaaatcaaaaaaattaagaaattcaagaaaatcccGAGAATTACTTTAATcaagaaaaaagataaaatcaagcaaatcaagaaaatgcagaaaatcaaaaaaattcaggcaataaagaaaatcaagaaaatcaagataatcaagaaaatcaagataatcaagaaaatcaagaaaatcaagaaaatccagaaaattcagaaaatccagaaaatccagaaaatcaagaaaatcaagataactaagaaaaccaaaaaaatcaagaaaatcaagacaatcaagaaaatcaagaaaatcaaaaaaaacaagaaaatcaagaaaatcaagaaaatcaagaaaatcaagaaaatcgagagaatcaagaaaatcaagaaaatcaagaaaatcaagaaaatcaagaaaatcaagaaaatcaagaaaattaagaaaacaaagaaattcaagaaaaatttttaaatcaagcagattaagaaaatcaagaaaatcaagaaaaacaagaaaatcataaaaataataaaaaaccattaaaatgtCTCTAGATAACGGAAGAATTAAGAAGACGGCTGAAAAATTGTAAACCATACCTGAAGTGGtgttgaaaattgagtttttcTAACACTTTATAAGAAAAGTATTGTCAAACACAGTTGCATTTATTGGaaacccgttttcaaaaattacagtttgataaaattaatttagagcatttcaaatttttttaaacattttttaagggATTCAAATAGTTGATTCATCTTATAcacctaataatttttttgccaatgTTTCCAAAAAGGTAAATATTTGACGGTCGCCGTATGAGCAGAAAAGTCATCATCTCACGTTCAAGAAATCCAATTGTCTATCAAAGTGTTTGATTcaacttttcgaaaatattcTACCATACGcgttcaatataaaaaattatcttgtttgACATTGAATATCTACAGAATAAAAGATCGCCTACCgcacaataatttaaaattgatttaaaaaaaaacagctttccGAAATTCAACCCTAAGCGGTAAATTCTCGATATTGATAGGTGGGCACgagctgttgttgtttttcgtCCCTGGACTGGCAAGCTTATTTGTATTCTGGAAGCGAgcgattttgttttcaaagtcAAGTCTTAGCTTCGGAATAACCTTCCGTCACCGGTCGTCGTTGCTGCGgttttttcttttctctcgAAAAGACCATCCAGAACAGGAACTGAATCATAATGTTTGGACCTTCGTCCCAATCTCAATCAAGGGCAAGATTGCGAACTTTGGTAGCGAACTACTAATCCAATCATTAAAATTCATGCTGAGCACGATCTAAATCTGATGTTGGTTCTAAGATTTACCGAAACCGTTGATTTAGGAAGTGAAAGTCGGAAAAACTCTCAAAAGCGTGAACTGCTTTGAATGataacgaaaataataaaatagattCTCTTAAAAaccgcaaatgaaaaaaatgtacagatttttttaaattataggaAAGGACTTGaagtttgattattttaaactgtatttatgttaaaatttatttgtccAAAGAATACTTCAGATTGAACTTACCATTAGAATGTCTGTACGTGATTCTgcggaaaatttcatgatttccGCGCCATTATTTTCCCATGCCTAATTGTAATTTTTCGACGGCAAATTGTTTCCGCAAATGGCAAAGAAAATTGCCAGAATTCTTTTCGGTGAATAAATTCTTTTTCCCAACGGGTGGTGATGAAGATTTCCTTCTTCATTGTTTCGTTTCATTGCCCGAATATTTGGCTGTCCGCAGCAAAAGAAGCTGATTGCTGGAACGGGAGTTGCAAACATTTTTCCAGGAAACATTCCATATGGCTTATGGAAATGGCGTTGAATTTGAAGTGGTTGCTTCAATTGCATACCTTCAGGCGTTTTCATAATTGAGATACGAAGGTCAATGCTTCGAATGTAAATTAATTATTCCATAGTTTCAGTCAGCGaaaagtaaatttgaaaatcaacaaacaaataaattgtaatCAATTGAATAAATTCGCCGTTAACAGAATTGATTGAGAGTTTGTTGAACATTTAATCGACAACAAAGGATTGTTTGTGGAAACTCACAAAATGAACCCATGGAAATTCATACGTTGCTTTGCTGCTTCTATCGAAAATTCCGATAAACATTGCAAATCACTCCAATCGGTTGACTTTCCCATGGAGTAATTAAATTTAAGCCCACTTCGGAACGATTCTGGAAACTTCTCGGTCATTCAGCACATCGGAACGCACATGTCTTGATGTGTTTTTGACCATCGATGAATGAATATGCATCAAATTCCGATCCGATCCAAACACACAACACAAACCAAAAGCTTCTCAATAGAGCTGACTTTTGCTTTTCATCGATGTGTTCAAAGCCTTGGAGAAGGGGAAATGAAGGCTGGTATAACATCCGAGAAGGATGTATGGCACAAAACGGTATTGATTGACAATatagacttaaaaaaaaaacatgtggtCAGGTAAAATTAAATCATGTTTTCATCCAATTTGTCATGTGATCACTCAATATAGGGTACAAAAATTCGTTAACAAATCACAAAAGGATTATGTTCCACTAGCTAGTGCGAGAATCTAGTCAGGATACGAATTTCAAAAGCCATCTTTCCTGACCATCCCAGCTTTGCTTGGGAATCTTCGTATCAACATATCTATCCATAAGTTGGAGAAACCCAATCCGAGAAGAATAACACCCAAAAGGCGGAAAGTCACTCTCTTTCGCTGGACGGGTCTTCGATGGGAAATCAAATATTGGTTAGTAATGTTCTCGGCATCGAGGCGTGTCTGAGTCAAAGTTTGAAACTGGAAGTCCTGACAAAAGCTTAATTTTGGCACATGTTCCTTCTCCTAAACATGAAGAACACAAAAGATGACTGATGATCTAAAATTCTAGTTATGTTGTGTCAATGAATGTGCTTTTCTGAAAGTTTAAATACTCTGAGTTCAGGTTACATTGactgattttgcaaaaatgaacaaaaaaaatagaatatctCAAGATTTTGAAGCttgaataaattacaaaaaaaaaagaaatttagtgtttataaaaaaaaatcaaaaatgaggGAAATAAAAATCTCCACTTGTGATAAACTaccaaatctaaaaataaatagatATAGAAAATTATTGTTGTGAGGAAGTatgtgtaaaaaaattaccgtttgaatattacaaaattaaaatacaatagtaaattttcactttgtagaaaaaaaaaagaaacatggcTGAGCTGTATCGATGGCAATTTCCAAAAGtgtttaacactagaaggaccggcaaattgaatatgtatacctattcggacctcgaccagtcaaaatgactggtaaagggaaaattttttatatcataatatttttaatttttttcttttgaaattattttgttatttattcgatatcatttttgttataaaatggaaatattttttcaccatgggtgcacggaatcacctcattttcgcatagttgacgaatgcgtgtatgtcataaaatgaatatttcaaataattatcaaaaaattaaaacacattatcaatttaattataaaatcatgttagatggctataggtattgaccatgggtgcatggtttcgcttcaattttgttttagtagatattttctagcattcACCgctctcaaatttttcaacacgttgcctataaattatacctgatattgtaggttttgaagcatacttTTTCTATTAGTAGAgcaattcaccatgggtgcacggattcaccgccattcttccaaaatctttttttttttgcatgctaaaggtaaagtataaagacttttatagattcaaatgaaaaattgtgttaaatacatggtttttcactatgggtgcacggattcactgcgttttaattaaatattggacttttttgcaaatttttaaaaagcatttttacaaatcttatcTGAAGCAAAGTCGAaatcatgtctttcatgttgagacaaaatgatttaaataacgatttttattttaagttccgttttttcattcctgaaaaaaaaaaattttaattatatcttgaaatagtaaatttattttttttttaaacacaggtttttgcaatcgtatatttatctgataagatctgatcaacatccaagaaattggaaaacggttaccatggaccgagtgaattttaggaattaaatacatcaagttatgtcgtgcgacggaaaacagtgaaaataaaaataatgaatcaacattgtcaaatgtacacattgatttgtttatccttaaaagttttttgattgatcaatattgcatttcaaataccaatcatatctaactcaaaaatattttgtgttctgaagcaagttgaaaactatttatttctatataattttcaacgGTGAATTAACAGCCAATATCTTAgtgccgatgtggtctatcagataggctggcgcgagtctggtctaggtatgccaggcgtactgggttcgattcccggtatcgacaAGAAAACACTTGGattcaaaccccataagttgccgacaggtaagatgtgttttctcttataataagaatgttcaataagaatgttcaatcagttgccagctggccaggtatatacacgggtgccggaatacttGTAAG
It includes:
- the LOC129745392 gene encoding ejaculatory bulb-specific protein 3-like — translated: MKSISLILLALAAVLFSVAAGQQQKYTDKFDNVNVDQVLGNDRILSNYIKCLLDKGPCTQEGRELKKTLPDALRTNCDKCSEKQKNNSRKVISHLETKKPAEWKKLLDKYDPEGIYKSKFEKLNKGRR